One stretch of Lacrimispora sphenoides DNA includes these proteins:
- a CDS encoding ATP-grasp domain-containing protein, whose protein sequence is MNTALVTAIGSFSADIVIKNLKKGGYRVVGCDIYPAEWIADSGNVASFYQVPLATDEKRYVNTILKICREEQVKVLMVLTDVEVDVWNRYRDELALASVTLCLSSEETLLLCRDKRELYRFLKEKGIGNPIPTLELMEAEAERLSYPAVIKPFNGRSSQGLRYIQSLDEMKGFLECGDSEGLIVQPYYQGSIITVDVVRQAETGESVAVCRKELLRTPNGAGTSVLVFLDPVLEATCRDIANALGINGCVNFEFIQTEDGSYHMLECNPRFSGGVEFSCLAGYDCVTNHLRCFIGEAIEPLKGIMGMYIARKYEEYIMGS, encoded by the coding sequence ATGAATACAGCACTGGTGACTGCGATTGGGTCGTTTTCAGCAGATATCGTTATAAAAAACTTAAAAAAAGGCGGTTACCGTGTAGTTGGCTGTGATATTTATCCGGCAGAATGGATTGCGGATTCCGGGAATGTGGCGTCCTTTTACCAGGTTCCCCTTGCAACGGACGAGAAACGGTATGTAAACACCATCCTGAAGATATGCAGGGAGGAACAGGTAAAAGTGCTGATGGTTCTCACAGATGTGGAGGTAGATGTGTGGAACCGCTACAGGGATGAACTGGCCCTTGCTTCGGTGACATTATGTCTGTCATCGGAGGAAACCCTTCTTCTGTGCAGGGATAAAAGGGAGCTGTACCGTTTTCTTAAGGAAAAGGGCATAGGCAACCCCATTCCCACGCTGGAGCTTATGGAGGCTGAAGCAGAGCGCCTTTCCTATCCTGCGGTTATCAAACCCTTTAACGGAAGAAGTAGTCAAGGGCTTCGCTATATACAATCCCTTGACGAGATGAAAGGCTTTCTGGAATGTGGGGACTCTGAGGGGCTGATCGTACAGCCCTATTATCAGGGAAGCATCATTACCGTTGACGTGGTAAGGCAGGCGGAAACAGGAGAGAGCGTTGCCGTATGCCGGAAGGAGCTTTTGCGGACCCCGAACGGAGCAGGAACCTCGGTGCTGGTGTTTCTGGATCCGGTTCTGGAAGCAACGTGCAGGGATATAGCCAATGCCCTTGGTATCAACGGATGCGTGAACTTTGAATTCATTCAGACAGAGGATGGATCGTATCATATGCTGGAGTGTAATCCCCGTTTTTCCGGTGGCGTAGAGTTTTCCTGCCTGGCAGGATACGACTGTGTCACCAACCATTTAAGATGTTTTATCGGAGAGGCCATAGAACCCTTAAAAGGAATTATGGGCATGTATATTGCGAGAAAATATGAGGAATATATTATGGGAAGTTAA
- a CDS encoding glycosyltransferase family 2 protein, whose translation MSGSSESNIMASINCVTFNHGAYIRQALDSFLMQKTDFEFEILVHDDASTDGTGDIIREYAEKYPDKVKPLIQTENQYSQGIDNISGAFNFPRARGKYIFMCDGDDYWTTPDKMQKQVDYMEAHPDCTLCIHSAKIELVGKALTEKQMRPYRESRVITPEEIVDKPSGYAMSSMAFPSRLVKELPDYYVDCPVGDTPLQMMAAEKGYGYYMDEPMSAYRVGVAGSWTVEGKSGNYAQKQKIYWERMKTVYEEFNVATEGRLKEAADSAAKRTYYHTMVNTRQFKEIVNPEYARYYKELTPRTRFFIQTEYRAPGAYRLLRKIFLGKKR comes from the coding sequence ATGAGCGGCAGTTCCGAATCAAACATAATGGCCAGCATTAATTGTGTGACCTTTAACCATGGGGCTTATATCAGGCAGGCCTTGGACAGCTTTCTCATGCAGAAGACAGATTTTGAATTTGAGATTCTGGTCCATGACGATGCATCCACCGATGGTACGGGGGATATCATAAGAGAATATGCTGAAAAATATCCGGATAAGGTGAAACCACTTATACAGACAGAGAACCAGTATTCTCAGGGAATCGACAATATCAGCGGAGCGTTTAATTTCCCCCGGGCCAGAGGAAAATACATTTTCATGTGCGATGGAGATGATTACTGGACGACACCGGATAAGATGCAAAAGCAGGTGGATTACATGGAGGCTCATCCGGACTGTACCCTTTGTATACACAGTGCCAAAATCGAACTGGTGGGAAAGGCTCTGACAGAAAAACAGATGCGTCCTTACAGGGAGAGCCGGGTGATCACGCCGGAGGAGATTGTAGATAAGCCTTCCGGTTATGCCATGTCCTCCATGGCATTTCCCTCCCGCCTTGTGAAAGAACTTCCGGATTATTACGTGGATTGCCCGGTGGGAGATACTCCCCTGCAGATGATGGCGGCTGAAAAAGGGTACGGCTATTACATGGATGAACCTATGAGTGCCTACCGGGTGGGAGTAGCAGGCTCCTGGACCGTGGAAGGAAAAAGCGGGAATTACGCCCAAAAGCAGAAGATTTACTGGGAGCGGATGAAAACGGTGTATGAGGAATTTAACGTTGCCACAGAGGGGCGTTTAAAGGAAGCTGCAGATAGTGCGGCAAAACGGACTTATTATCATACCATGGTTAATACCAGGCAGTTTAAGGAGATCGTGAACCCGGAGTACGCCAGGTATTATAAAGAATTGACACCAAGAACCAGGTTCTTTATTCAGACTGAGTACAGGGCTCCTGGAGCTTATAGGCTGTTAAGGAAGATATTCCTGGGAAAGAAACGGTAA
- a CDS encoding L,D-transpeptidase, translating into MRKLTRSLTLLCLTAALVSGQATLAWADEAYGPGFKNGVPISQSDGQSEDQNQTNTQTQEGVTTDEAENALANAGIDIGKEGEGGGEDGEVDEATRAAQEALKANFPRLQTTVMVGDSNWSQPFVNDAWITNNGQGFHGMSTFLTNIVGNVLYRTYTSSTGWSPWVLNGQQTTNYANDINIEAVQMRFSGYVNNQFDLYYTAQLEDGTTMDWAKNGTTTGTMGTGHYITGLRMAFYTKNSQFPYATEKPLISAVADGMRLIDGGLRYFNGDGTSFTGWAWAGNERYYFQDSYPVTGWQYLDGYKYYFDESGKMLTDLEPIIGAKGPFLISINKSMNCMTIFAKDGNNGYIIPVKSFLTSTGPDTPLGTYQTPEKYRWRDMNHGIFTQYATRIWKGFLIHSILYSKPNNMTLDPMTYNYMSIAQSAGCVRLLSGDAKWVYDHCAIGTTVTIYESPVPGPYERPAIEQIIPETQTWDPTDPNIAR; encoded by the coding sequence ATGCGTAAACTGACACGAAGCCTGACGCTTCTCTGCCTGACGGCTGCTCTTGTTTCCGGACAGGCCACCCTTGCATGGGCAGATGAAGCATATGGACCGGGATTTAAGAATGGTGTCCCCATCAGTCAGAGCGACGGGCAGTCTGAAGATCAGAACCAGACGAACACCCAGACGCAGGAAGGCGTAACTACAGATGAAGCGGAAAACGCTTTGGCAAATGCCGGTATAGACATTGGAAAAGAAGGGGAAGGCGGCGGCGAAGACGGCGAGGTAGATGAAGCTACCAGAGCTGCTCAGGAAGCGTTAAAGGCCAATTTCCCACGTCTCCAGACTACCGTTATGGTCGGTGACAGCAACTGGTCACAGCCATTTGTTAATGATGCATGGATCACAAATAACGGACAGGGCTTTCACGGAATGTCCACCTTTCTTACCAACATTGTTGGAAACGTGCTTTACCGGACCTATACCTCCAGCACCGGCTGGTCTCCATGGGTTTTAAACGGACAGCAGACTACCAACTATGCCAATGACATAAACATCGAAGCAGTACAGATGAGGTTTTCCGGTTATGTGAATAACCAGTTCGACCTCTACTATACCGCACAGTTGGAAGACGGGACCACCATGGACTGGGCGAAGAATGGGACCACTACAGGAACCATGGGAACCGGACATTACATAACAGGGCTGAGAATGGCCTTTTACACCAAGAATTCCCAGTTCCCTTATGCCACGGAGAAGCCTCTGATTTCCGCCGTTGCAGACGGAATGCGGCTGATCGATGGCGGCCTCCGTTACTTTAACGGAGATGGTACGTCCTTCACCGGCTGGGCATGGGCAGGCAATGAACGTTACTATTTCCAGGATTCCTATCCGGTGACTGGCTGGCAGTATCTTGACGGCTACAAATATTATTTCGACGAATCCGGAAAAATGCTCACTGACTTAGAGCCAATTATCGGCGCTAAGGGACCATTCCTCATCAGCATCAACAAATCCATGAACTGCATGACCATCTTTGCCAAAGATGGGAACAACGGCTATATTATTCCGGTGAAATCCTTTTTGACCTCCACCGGACCGGATACCCCTCTTGGGACATACCAGACTCCGGAAAAGTACCGCTGGAGGGATATGAATCACGGAATCTTTACCCAGTACGCAACCCGTATCTGGAAGGGCTTCTTAATTCATTCCATTCTGTACAGCAAACCTAACAATATGACGCTGGATCCGATGACTTATAATTATATGAGCATTGCTCAGTCAGCGGGATGCGTCCGGCTCCTCTCCGGAGACGCCAAGTGGGTATATGATCACTGTGCTATCGGAACCACCGTTACGATTTACGAATCACCGGTTCCAGGCCCCTACGAGAGACCGGCCATTGAACAGATCATACCCGAAACCCAGACCTGGGATCCTACGGACCCTAATATTGCAAGATAA
- a CDS encoding lipopolysaccharide biosynthesis protein, protein MYQENMKKKVLSGLFWKVMENGGTQGIQFLVSVLLARMLTPAESGEVMLIMIFITIGNVFVQSGFNTSLIQKQTVDEADYSSAFYISGAIAFVLYVILFFSAPAIASFYGQPVFTPVLRVLSVTLFFGAVTSVQSAVIARNMEFRKLCLASLFAALCSGIIGVFLAYRGQGLWALAMQQFFYSFFLMVMLVFLVKWRPRLLFSVKKAKELFSYGWKILCSGLIDTVFNNVYGLVIGKLYNSAMMGQYSRGNQFPALIANNLGAAIQSVMLPAFSACQEDKETLKRMVRRSIVTSSYLVFPMMAGLIAVAEPMVKLLLTDRYLPCVPMLRLLCIAYATWPLHVANLQAINAMGKSEIFLKLEIIKKAVSMTALLISIPFGIYTMVALRAVTDFICTFINAYPNKKLLNYSFLEQWKDVLPSLLLSAVMCLFAYGVQYVIEGTLLTLVVQILVGVVVYAGLSWLFRLEAFLYLCRISGITKE, encoded by the coding sequence ATGTACCAGGAAAATATGAAAAAAAAGGTCCTTTCCGGTCTGTTCTGGAAAGTGATGGAAAACGGGGGTACACAGGGGATTCAGTTCCTTGTTTCGGTTCTGCTTGCCAGGATGCTGACACCGGCAGAGTCCGGGGAAGTCATGCTCATCATGATATTTATCACCATTGGAAATGTGTTTGTCCAAAGTGGTTTTAATACCTCCCTGATCCAGAAACAGACGGTGGATGAGGCCGATTATTCCTCTGCATTTTATATCAGCGGAGCCATTGCTTTTGTTTTATATGTAATTCTCTTTTTCTCAGCTCCGGCCATAGCTTCTTTTTACGGACAGCCTGTTTTTACTCCGGTGCTCCGGGTCCTTTCTGTGACCCTGTTTTTTGGTGCCGTTACCTCCGTGCAGTCTGCTGTGATCGCCAGGAATATGGAGTTTCGAAAGCTTTGTCTGGCAAGCCTTTTTGCCGCCCTTTGCTCCGGTATCATCGGTGTATTTCTGGCATACAGGGGACAGGGTCTGTGGGCTCTTGCCATGCAGCAGTTTTTCTACAGCTTTTTCTTAATGGTCATGCTGGTATTTCTGGTGAAGTGGAGGCCAAGGCTTCTGTTTTCCGTTAAGAAGGCGAAGGAATTGTTCTCTTATGGCTGGAAGATACTTTGTTCCGGACTTATTGATACAGTATTTAATAATGTTTACGGGCTAGTCATCGGGAAATTATATAATTCCGCCATGATGGGGCAATACTCAAGAGGAAACCAGTTTCCTGCTCTGATTGCAAATAATCTTGGAGCGGCGATCCAGTCGGTCATGCTCCCGGCTTTTTCGGCTTGCCAGGAGGACAAGGAGACGCTAAAGCGAATGGTGAGAAGGTCCATTGTCACCAGCTCTTACCTGGTGTTTCCCATGATGGCCGGATTGATTGCCGTGGCTGAGCCTATGGTTAAGCTGCTTTTGACGGACCGGTATTTACCCTGTGTCCCCATGCTTCGGCTGTTATGCATCGCCTATGCAACCTGGCCCCTTCATGTGGCGAATTTGCAGGCCATCAATGCCATGGGAAAAAGCGAGATATTCCTCAAACTGGAAATAATAAAGAAGGCAGTCAGCATGACTGCACTTCTGATCAGCATTCCCTTTGGGATTTATACCATGGTTGCTTTAAGGGCAGTAACCGATTTCATCTGCACCTTTATCAATGCCTATCCCAATAAAAAGCTTTTAAACTACAGCTTTCTTGAGCAGTGGAAGGATGTACTTCCTTCTCTTCTTTTATCAGCGGTGATGTGCCTCTTCGCATACGGAGTACAATATGTAATAGAAGGAACACTCTTAACCCTGGTTGTACAGATTCTGGTAGGAGTCGTTGTTTATGCAGGGCTTTCCTGGCTGTTCCGGCTGGAGGCTTTTTTGTACCTGTGCCGTATTTCCGGGATTACAAAAGAGTAG
- a CDS encoding lipopolysaccharide biosynthesis protein, with protein MERKNVAWNMIGSLVYAGSSMILTALVNHLIGTEQGGIFGFAFSTFGQQMFLVAYFGMRPLQSTDTSQSYTFSEYRLARFATCSMAVIFGICYIIFNTLSPSAGYTAQKALVVFLMVLYKVLDGFADVYESEFQRNGRLYLTGQAMAFRTLLSVFCFLGTLAVTRELVFSCVVAVLSQGAGILLFDKRMAESVPGMVFTRTPGRQWKLLQDSFLLFLSVFLDGLIFAMAKYAVDARMTSTDNAVFVAIFMPTSVINLAANFVIRPFLTRMSYQWEERNFVELGTGLKKLSGIIFLLTVIALAGAWAIGVPVLGAISNVELKPYKSGLLFIVLGGGFFAVMNLFYYVLVIMKKQKGIFFGYVPVCILSFFLSFWLVGVGGINGAAFSYMLEMLILMLCFMGQAIHIFITEERHSGIPLRPGNMDGAEVKERMERKK; from the coding sequence ATGGAACGAAAAAATGTGGCCTGGAATATGATCGGAAGCCTGGTTTATGCCGGTTCCAGTATGATACTCACGGCCCTGGTCAACCATCTCATAGGAACGGAACAGGGAGGGATCTTTGGCTTTGCATTCAGCACATTTGGGCAGCAGATGTTTTTGGTGGCCTATTTTGGCATGAGGCCTTTGCAGAGTACGGATACAAGTCAAAGTTATACGTTTTCCGAATATCGTCTGGCCCGGTTCGCTACCTGTTCCATGGCAGTTATTTTTGGAATCTGTTATATCATTTTTAATACCCTGTCTCCGTCAGCAGGCTATACGGCTCAAAAAGCACTGGTAGTATTTTTGATGGTGCTTTATAAGGTGCTAGACGGGTTTGCAGATGTGTATGAATCGGAATTTCAGAGAAACGGGCGGCTGTATCTAACAGGACAGGCCATGGCATTTAGAACCCTGTTGTCAGTGTTTTGTTTTTTAGGGACCCTTGCTGTTACAAGGGAGCTTGTATTTTCCTGCGTGGTTGCGGTCCTGTCCCAGGGAGCAGGGATCCTGCTGTTTGATAAAAGAATGGCGGAGAGTGTCCCCGGAATGGTGTTTACCAGAACACCCGGCAGGCAGTGGAAGCTTTTGCAGGACAGTTTTTTACTGTTTTTATCCGTTTTTCTGGACGGGCTTATTTTTGCCATGGCAAAATATGCGGTGGATGCCCGGATGACTTCCACGGACAACGCTGTTTTTGTGGCTATTTTTATGCCGACCTCGGTCATTAACCTGGCTGCTAACTTTGTGATCCGACCCTTTTTGACCAGGATGTCTTATCAGTGGGAGGAACGGAACTTTGTGGAATTGGGGACCGGCCTAAAGAAGCTTTCCGGAATCATATTCCTTCTTACGGTCATTGCCCTGGCAGGAGCCTGGGCGATTGGGGTTCCTGTACTGGGAGCCATTTCCAATGTGGAGCTTAAACCGTATAAATCCGGGCTTCTTTTCATCGTGCTGGGCGGCGGTTTCTTTGCGGTTATGAATCTGTTTTATTATGTGCTTGTTATCATGAAAAAGCAGAAGGGAATCTTTTTTGGCTATGTACCGGTCTGCATCCTTTCCTTCTTTCTCTCTTTTTGGCTGGTAGGAGTGGGAGGAATCAACGGAGCGGCCTTCTCTTATATGCTGGAAATGCTGATTCTCATGCTTTGCTTTATGGGACAGGCGATCCATATTTTTATTACGGAGGAACGTCATTCAGGCATACCGTTACGCCCCGGAAACATGGACGGTGCAGAGGTAAAAGAGAGAATGGAGCGGAAGAAATGA
- a CDS encoding glycosyltransferase family 2 protein has protein sequence MDKVLVVIPAYNEALNIERVVGDVITNYPMFDYVIINDGSTDQTADICRKHGWKIIDLPMNLGLAGAFQTGLKYAHRRGYRYAIQFDGDGQHRPEYILPMKEKMDEGYDIVIGSRFMTGKKPHTMRMLGSRLLSGSIWFTTGVKVSDPTSGMRMFSRKMIKEFADGLNYGPEPDTISYLISQGAKVAEIPVIMDERILGESYLNPVNAARYMGKMLFSILLVQSFRIRDRR, from the coding sequence ATGGATAAGGTACTGGTAGTAATACCTGCATACAATGAGGCTCTAAATATTGAGCGCGTGGTAGGAGATGTCATTACGAACTATCCCATGTTTGATTATGTGATCATTAATGACGGATCTACCGATCAAACAGCAGATATCTGCAGAAAGCATGGCTGGAAGATCATTGACCTGCCCATGAATCTGGGACTTGCCGGAGCGTTCCAGACCGGGCTTAAATATGCTCACAGGCGCGGTTACCGGTATGCCATACAGTTTGACGGGGACGGGCAGCACCGGCCGGAATATATCCTTCCCATGAAAGAGAAGATGGACGAGGGCTATGATATTGTTATCGGCTCCAGATTTATGACAGGGAAGAAACCCCATACCATGCGGATGCTTGGGAGCAGGCTCTTAAGCGGCTCCATCTGGTTCACCACTGGGGTAAAGGTCAGTGACCCTACCTCTGGTATGCGCATGTTCAGCAGGAAGATGATCAAGGAATTTGCTGATGGGTTAAATTACGGTCCGGAACCGGATACGATCTCCTATTTGATCAGCCAGGGGGCAAAGGTCGCGGAAATCCCTGTGATCATGGATGAACGGATTCTGGGAGAGAGCTATTTAAATCCGGTCAATGCGGCCAGGTATATGGGAAAGATGCTGTTTTCCATATTGCTGGTACAGAGTTTCCGCATTAGGGACAGGAGATAA
- a CDS encoding DUF2304 domain-containing protein: protein MTVLLRCVLICVSILLTFYVLRRIRHSKMKIEDSIFWVMFALLLVVFSLFPPLADFISRMVGTYSTANFIFTFMIFILLVKVFFQSVKISQLERKMTELIQMLALDREDAREKEEGHHEAHSE, encoded by the coding sequence ATGACAGTTTTGCTTCGCTGCGTACTGATATGCGTTTCCATATTACTTACATTTTATGTACTTAGAAGAATACGCCATTCTAAGATGAAGATAGAGGATTCTATCTTTTGGGTGATGTTTGCCCTGCTTTTGGTGGTATTCAGCTTATTCCCTCCATTGGCTGATTTCATTTCCCGGATGGTGGGGACCTATTCCACCGCTAATTTTATCTTTACCTTCATGATATTTATCTTGCTGGTAAAGGTTTTCTTCCAGTCTGTCAAAATATCCCAGCTGGAGCGGAAGATGACGGAGCTGATCCAGATGCTTGCTCTGGACCGGGAAGATGCCAGGGAAAAGGAGGAAGGTCATCATGAAGCTCATTCTGAATAA
- a CDS encoding DUF2142 domain-containing protein: MKLILNKKGLWLTAGTCLFLAFLFIKTYEETIVGIPSPEFEAVRRFYWWIIVFGCGFLACLGAALWIVKTPAFLLFPGTVVILGLFYMLVLTPFSTPDEAAHFTSAYRLSSQLMGKPAVADDSFFSHATEEEKERISRGANVLVRSGDDAPGLYTNVGRATYNLVLKEMFSLDNSQGMTVRYEIPVNTTPVVYLPQALGICLARLLHLGYIPLVYLGRLFNLLAFAGMAALAVRIMPFKKELLMAVSCLPMTLHLAASFSYDTAFIGLSMLFLAWCFYLAFEKEKVTVKDTVLLALLLIILEPGKIVYLPVAGICLFIPSSKFKSKRNYWISVISVITAVVLAVFLVNRLVLSAWATTTESYVGWSEAAGYTLQDVWEHPYRIFKVYYETLVTQFDYYLTTMLGGFLGNLDPNLTVPPFCLMILWYVLFVSVIRREGEEAPMSGGQKLWMVILVFLSACLVLASMLLGWTPRELTYITGVQGRYFIPLLPLVLLVVFDKRLVINMDLRKSAWYLECFVSIYALIRICSTACLRY; encoded by the coding sequence ATGAAGCTCATTCTGAATAAAAAGGGATTGTGGCTTACGGCGGGAACTTGTTTATTTCTCGCCTTTCTCTTTATAAAAACCTATGAGGAAACCATTGTGGGAATCCCCTCACCGGAATTTGAAGCAGTCCGCCGCTTTTACTGGTGGATCATCGTGTTCGGATGTGGATTTCTGGCGTGTTTGGGAGCAGCTTTGTGGATAGTTAAGACTCCAGCCTTCTTATTGTTTCCGGGGACTGTGGTAATTCTTGGACTGTTTTATATGCTGGTTCTGACCCCCTTTTCAACGCCCGATGAGGCGGCCCATTTTACCAGCGCTTACCGGCTCTCCAGCCAGCTTATGGGAAAACCGGCGGTGGCAGATGACTCTTTTTTTTCCCATGCAACAGAGGAGGAAAAGGAGAGGATCAGCCGGGGAGCCAATGTTTTAGTGCGGAGTGGTGATGATGCCCCCGGACTTTATACCAATGTGGGACGGGCCACATACAACCTGGTCCTTAAGGAGATGTTTTCCCTTGATAACAGCCAGGGAATGACGGTCCGCTATGAAATACCGGTGAACACTACGCCTGTGGTATACCTACCCCAGGCCCTTGGGATTTGCCTTGCCAGGCTGCTCCATCTGGGATACATCCCTTTGGTATATCTTGGCAGGCTGTTCAATCTTCTTGCTTTTGCAGGTATGGCAGCCCTGGCTGTGAGGATCATGCCATTTAAAAAAGAGCTTCTCATGGCGGTATCGTGTCTTCCCATGACCCTTCATCTGGCAGCTTCCTTTTCCTATGATACGGCCTTTATCGGTCTGTCCATGCTTTTTCTGGCCTGGTGCTTTTACTTAGCCTTTGAGAAAGAGAAAGTGACCGTAAAGGATACGGTTCTTCTGGCTCTTTTGCTGATCATTCTGGAGCCTGGAAAGATCGTTTATCTGCCGGTCGCCGGGATCTGCCTGTTTATTCCTTCTTCTAAGTTTAAGTCAAAAAGGAATTACTGGATCTCCGTCATAAGTGTTATAACTGCAGTCGTTCTGGCGGTGTTTTTGGTAAACCGTCTGGTCCTATCTGCGTGGGCGACCACAACGGAAAGCTATGTGGGCTGGAGTGAAGCGGCAGGATATACGCTGCAGGATGTATGGGAACACCCCTATCGCATCTTTAAAGTATATTATGAAACTCTGGTGACCCAGTTTGATTATTATCTGACTACCATGCTTGGAGGATTTCTGGGCAATTTGGACCCTAACCTGACCGTGCCCCCCTTCTGTCTCATGATTTTGTGGTATGTGCTCTTTGTCAGCGTGATAAGGAGAGAAGGGGAAGAAGCTCCGATGTCTGGCGGCCAGAAGCTTTGGATGGTCATTCTGGTGTTTTTAAGTGCCTGTCTGGTTCTTGCCTCCATGCTATTAGGCTGGACGCCACGGGAGCTTACCTATATAACGGGTGTCCAGGGAAGGTATTTTATCCCCCTGCTGCCCCTCGTGCTGTTAGTTGTATTTGATAAACGCCTGGTTATAAACATGGATTTAAGGAAAAGTGCATGGTATCTGGAATGCTTTGTGAGCATCTATGCCCTGATACGCATCTGTTCCACGGCGTGTCTGCGCTATTGA
- a CDS encoding glycosyltransferase family 2 protein — MEEKRQEKSVDVIIPVYRPDEKLQLLLERLGEQSYPIRRIIIMNTERSYWKEEEYGWVPNLEVHHVTKEEFDHGGTRNQGAGCSEADIMVFMTDDAVPADENLIGALVRGLDQRGKGGEKVVMAYGRQLPNPDCALAEQYTRSFNYPEQSRVKTGGDLKELGIKTFFASNVCCSYDRAAFMEAGGFIKRTIFNEDMIYAGNAVRHRGQAVAYAADANVYHSHNYGCIAQFKRNFDLAVSQADHPEVFEGIRSEGEGIRLVKKTCAWLLKVKKPWLIPGVIVKSGFKYMGYLMGKRYRSLPKGLVLSFTMNKEYWKKER, encoded by the coding sequence ATGGAAGAAAAAAGGCAGGAAAAATCGGTAGATGTGATTATTCCCGTATATAGACCTGATGAAAAGCTGCAGCTTTTGCTGGAACGCCTTGGGGAACAGTCATATCCTATCCGGCGGATCATCATCATGAACACGGAACGGTCCTATTGGAAGGAAGAGGAATATGGCTGGGTCCCCAATCTGGAAGTACACCATGTGACAAAAGAGGAATTTGACCATGGCGGCACCAGAAACCAGGGAGCCGGTTGTTCTGAGGCAGATATTATGGTATTTATGACCGATGATGCAGTTCCGGCCGATGAGAATTTAATAGGAGCGCTGGTAAGAGGTCTTGACCAGAGAGGAAAAGGCGGAGAAAAGGTGGTCATGGCTTATGGAAGGCAACTGCCGAATCCTGACTGTGCCCTGGCGGAGCAGTATACCCGTTCCTTTAATTATCCGGAACAAAGCCGGGTGAAAACAGGCGGAGACCTAAAGGAGCTGGGAATCAAGACCTTTTTTGCCTCCAATGTCTGTTGTTCCTATGACCGGGCTGCATTTATGGAGGCCGGCGGATTTATTAAGCGGACTATTTTTAATGAGGATATGATTTATGCGGGAAATGCAGTAAGACACCGGGGGCAGGCGGTAGCCTATGCAGCCGATGCAAACGTGTATCATTCCCATAATTACGGCTGCATCGCCCAGTTTAAGCGGAATTTTGATCTTGCGGTATCCCAGGCCGACCACCCGGAGGTGTTTGAGGGAATCCGCTCGGAAGGCGAGGGAATCCGTCTTGTGAAAAAGACCTGCGCCTGGCTTTTAAAGGTAAAAAAGCCATGGCTCATTCCCGGTGTAATTGTAAAGAGTGGTTTTAAATACATGGGATATCTTATGGGAAAACGGTATCGCAGCCTGCCCAAGGGGCTGGTTTTAAGCTTTACTATGAACAAGGAATATTGGAAAAAAGAAAGATAA